Part of the Methylovirgula sp. 4M-Z18 genome is shown below.
AACCGAATTTGTAGGAAAGTTTCTGGTCCTTCTGATCCTGAAACGTGTTGGAATTGACCGCGTCGAAGGAGAGGCCCAATTGCGCCGCCTGCTCGCGCAATGCGCTCATGTCTTCGACCCTATCCCAGGGAAAATGCGGCGAGACGCTCGGCGTTGCGCGGGTGAGTTGCTGGATGGTCGCGCAATCCTCGAGCTTGTCGGCGATGCCGCGCGGCTCGCCGGTGCCGGGAAAACGGGCGAAACGCGTGCCTCCGGTGCCGACGCCCCAGGTCGGTACGGCGACGGCGAACGCGCCGACCTCACGGGTCAGTGCCTCGATGTCGATGCCGCGCCGCGCGAATTGCCGGCCGAGCGCGGCATAATCTTCCTCCAGCGCCGCAGCGCCTTTGCGATTTTGTTCCGCGACAAAATCGTCGCCGATCCTGAACGATTGCGCCATGGCGTTTCCCTTAGTCTCATAGTCTTATCGCGTGAAGGACTGAACGTTGCCCGCATCGACATTGATAATATTGCCGGTCGACTTCGCCGACATGTCGCTCGCAAGGAAATAGGCAGCTTCGGCAATGTCTTCCGGATAGACGCTGAGTTTCAGCAGGCTGCGTTGGCGATACACGTCTTCGAGGTCGTCCTCGCTGACCTTGTTCGAGGCGGCGCGCTGCTGCCGCCACTCGCCTTGCCAGATTTTCGAGCCGCGCAGCACCGCGTCGGGATTGACCACATTGACGCGGATGCCGAGTGGCGCTCCTTCCAGCGCGAGGCAGCGGGCAAGGTGAATTTCCGCCGCTTTCGCCGTGCAATAGGCGGCGGCCCCAGCCGATGCGGCAAGGCCGTTTTTCGAGGCGATGAACACGATGGCGCCGCCGACCTTCTGTGCCTTCATCAGGCGAAAACCTTCGCGCGCGATGAGGAAATAGCCGGTGGCGAGAATGTCGATGTTCTTCTGCCACAAGGCCAAGCTCGTATCCTCAACCGGCGAGGCCGAGGCGATGCCGGCGTTGGAGACGAGGATGTCGATACCGCCGAAAGCGATTGCTGCCGCATCCATGCTCGCGGTCACGGCGGCCTCGTTGGTCACGTCCACGACAACGCCGCGCACGACATCATTGCCGTATGTCTTGGCCAATGCCGCCACCGTCTCATCCAGCGCCTTCACGTCGATGTCGGCCAGAACCGCGCAGGCGCCTTCGCGCAAGTAACGCTCGATGATCGCCGATCCGATGCCGCCCGCGCCGCCGGTCACGAAAGCGACGCGCCCGGCGAGGCTCTTGGGCTTGGGCATGCGCTGCAATTTGGCTTCTTCCAACAGCCAATATTCGATGTTGAAGGCTTCCTGTTCGGAGAGGCCGACATAGGTGTCGACGCCGGCCGCGCCGCGCATCACATTGATCGCATTCACATAGAATTCGCCGGCAATGCGCGCTGTCGCCTTGTCCTTGGCGAAGGACAGCATGCCAACGCCGGGGATGAGATAGATCACCGCATTGGGGTCGCGCATCGCCGGGCTGTTCGGGTGCCTGCAGCGCTCGTAATAAGCGGCGTAATCGGCGGCATAGGTTGCAATCGCCGCGTCCAATCCGGCGATCGTCGGCTCGACGCCCTTGGCCGGATCGAAATCAAGCACCAGGGGGCGGATCTTGGTGCGCAGGAAGTGGTCGGGGCACGACGTGCCGAGCGCCGCAAGTTCGCGCAGGCGCTTCGAATTGACGAATTCGAGCACTTCGGGTGTGTCGGTGAAATGGCCGATCTTACGCTCGTCCTTCGAAATGCGGCCACGAATGAGCGGCATCAATTGCCGGGCGACGTTCTGCCGGTCGGCCTGATCGAGTGTCGTTACGGCTGCGCCGCCGAAGGCCGGTGCCGTGTTCGTCTTGGCGAGCCAATCGGCGGCCTTTTGAATGATGCGCAGCGTCTCCTCATAACAGGCCTTCGCCGTATCGCCCCAGGTGAAGAGGCCGTGACCGCCGAGCACGACGCCGACGTAATGGGGATTTCTGGTCGCCATTTCGCCAAGCTTCAGGCCGAGATCGAAACCGGGCCGCTGCCAGGGCAGGAAGCCTATTTCCTCGCCGTAGATTTCCTTGACGAGCGTTTCGGCATTGGCGGAGGCGGCGATGGCGATGACGGCGTCGGCATGGACGTGATCGACATGCTTATAGGGCACGAACCCATGCAGGGGCGTATCGATCGATGCGGCGCGGCT
Proteins encoded:
- a CDS encoding bifunctional rhamnulose-1-phosphate aldolase/short-chain dehydrogenase, giving the protein MTPPLAAQLPNLWDDRHAQKLDEPGLLLYRSNLLGADKRITNFGGGNTSAKVIMQDPLTGEDVQVLWVKGSGGDIGSMKLDGFATLYLQKLEHLKTLYRGIAHEDAMVDLLPHCTFNLNSRAASIDTPLHGFVPYKHVDHVHADAVIAIAASANAETLVKEIYGEEIGFLPWQRPGFDLGLKLGEMATRNPHYVGVVLGGHGLFTWGDTAKACYEETLRIIQKAADWLAKTNTAPAFGGAAVTTLDQADRQNVARQLMPLIRGRISKDERKIGHFTDTPEVLEFVNSKRLRELAALGTSCPDHFLRTKIRPLVLDFDPAKGVEPTIAGLDAAIATYAADYAAYYERCRHPNSPAMRDPNAVIYLIPGVGMLSFAKDKATARIAGEFYVNAINVMRGAAGVDTYVGLSEQEAFNIEYWLLEEAKLQRMPKPKSLAGRVAFVTGGAGGIGSAIIERYLREGACAVLADIDVKALDETVAALAKTYGNDVVRGVVVDVTNEAAVTASMDAAAIAFGGIDILVSNAGIASASPVEDTSLALWQKNIDILATGYFLIAREGFRLMKAQKVGGAIVFIASKNGLAASAGAAAYCTAKAAEIHLARCLALEGAPLGIRVNVVNPDAVLRGSKIWQGEWRQQRAASNKVSEDDLEDVYRQRSLLKLSVYPEDIAEAAYFLASDMSAKSTGNIINVDAGNVQSFTR